Within the Pseudomonas orientalis genome, the region TATCGCCCGCGCGAGCACGGCGACGTCGCCCTGAACGTCGACGGCCTGCTCGGTCCCGGCCTGCGCGAGCCGATCAGTTTCAATGTGCGCAAAGGCGAGATCCTCGGCCTGTTCGGGTTGGTGGGGGCAGGGCGCACGGAACTGTTCCGCCTGCTCAGCGGCCTGGAGCGTGCCAGTGCCGGCCGCCTGGAGTTGTGCGGTGAGCCGCTGCAATTGCGTTCACCGCGCGATGCCATCGCGGCCGGTGTGCTGTTGTGCCCGGAAGACCGCAAGAAGGAGGGCATCATTCCGCTGTCCAGCGTCGCCGAAAACATCAACATCAGTGCCCGGGGCGCGCATTCGGCGTTCGGCTGGCTGCTACGCGATGGCTGGGAAAAGGGCAACGCCGACGGGCAAATCAAGGCCATGAAGGTCAAGACGCCGAGCGCCGAGCAGAAAATTATGTACCTGTCCGGCGGCAACCAACAAAAGGCCATTCTTGGCCGCTGGCTGTCGATGCCGATGAAGGTGCTGCTGCTGGATGAGCCCACGCGCGGTATCGATATCGGCGCCAAGGCCGAGATTTACCAGATCATCCACAACCTTGCGGCCCAGGGTATTGCGGTGATCGTAGTGTCCAGCGACCTGATGGAAGTCATGGGCATTTCCGACCGCATCCTGGTGCTGTGCGAAGGCGCCATGCGCGGTGAACAACTGCGCGAAAACGCGACTGAATCCAACCTGCTGCAGCTGGCCTTGCCGCGCGGCCTGGCGAACTGAGAGACGACCATGACCCTTCAAAACAACGCGTTGCCGTCGGCACGCAAACCCCTCGATCTGCGCGCACTGCTCGACAACTGGGCCATGCTGCTGGCGGCGGTGGGCATCTTTGTGCTGTGTGCCTTGTTGATCGATAACTTCCTCTCGCCGCTGAACATGCGCGGGCTGGGCCTGGCGATTTCCACGGTGGGCATTGCTGCGTGCACCATGCTGTTCTGCCTGGCTTCCGGGCATTTCGACTTGTCGGTGGGCTCGGTGATTGCCTGCGCCGGCGTGGTGGCGGCGATTGTGATGCGCGATACCGACAGCGTGATGCTGGGCATCGGCGCAGCGCTGTTGATGGGCCTGATGGTGGGCCTGATCAACGGCATCGTTATCGCCAAGCTGCGGGTTAACGCGTTGATCACGACCCTGGCGACCATGCAGATCGTGCGTGGCCTGGCCTATATCTTTGCCGACGGCAAAGCGGTGGGCGTGTCCCAGGATCAGTTCTTCGTGTTCGGCAACGGCCAGTTGTTCGGCGTGCCGGTGCCGATCCTGATCACCATCGTGTGCTTCCTGTTCTTCGGCTGGTTGCTCAATTACACCACCTACGGGCGCAACACCATGGCCATCGGCGGTAACCCGGAAGCGGCGTTGCTGGCCGGCGTGAACGTTGATCGCACCAAGATCCTGATCTTCGCCGTGCACGGTTTGATCGGCGCGTTGGCCGGGGTGATCCTGGCCTCGCGCATGACCTCCGGCCAACCGATGATCGGCCAGGGCTTCGAGCTGACGGTGATTTCGGCCTGTGTGCTGGGCGGGGTGTCATTGAGTGGCGGTATCGGCATGATCCGCCATGTGATTGCCGGGGTGTTGATCCTGGCGATCATCGAGAATGCGATGAACCTGAAAAACATCGACACGTTTTATCAGTATGTGATTCGCGGCTCGATCCTGCTGCTGGCCGTGGTCATCGACCGCATGAAACAACGCTGAATCCAAGTTATCTGGAGATCAAATGTGGGAGGGGGCTTGCCCCCGATAGCGGTGAGTCAGTTGATGCATCTGTAGCTGACCCACCGCAATCGGGGGCAAGCCCCCTCCCACAGTTTTAATCGGCAGTGAATTTAAAAATGGTGTTCTGGGTATAGGTTTGCCCTGGGTTCAAGCGAGTCGAGGCAAAACCAGGCTGGTTAGGTGCATCCGGAAAATGCTGGGTCTCCAGGGTGAACCCGCTCCAATGCTGGTACGCCTTGCCGCCCTTGCCCTTCATCGAACCGTCCAGGAAGTTGCTGGTATAGAACTGCACCCCAGGCTCGCTGGTGTAGAGCTGCAAGCGCCGACCCGACTCGGGGTCATGCACCTCGGCCGCCAGCTGCTTGACGTCACCCTTGGTATCCAGGGCCCAGTTGAAGTCAAACCCGCCCTGTTTCGGCTCGGCAAACTTGAGCTGCGGGTGGTCGTTCTTGATGTGCTGGCCGATAGGTGTGGGCTTGAGGAAGTCCATCGGCGTGCCCTTGACCGGCGCCAGTTCGCCGGTGGGGATCAGGGTGGCGTTCACCGGGGTGTAATGGCTGGCGTGCAGGGTGGCGACCTGCTTGAGGATGTCGCCATTGCCCGCGCCGGCCAGGTTGAAGTAGCTGTGGTTGGTCAGGTTGAGCACGGTCGGTTTGTCGGTGGTGGCCTTGTAGTCGATGTGCAGTTCGTTCTTGTCGTTCAGGCGATAGGTGACTTCGGTTTTCAGGTTGCCGGGGAAGCCCATTTCACCGTCCTTGGACAGGTAGGTGAGGGTGACCCCGACCGAATCCTTGTCCTTGAGCGGCTTGGCTTGCCACACCTGCTTGTCGAAGCCCTGGGCGCCGCCATGCAGCGAGTTGGGGCCGTCGTTGAGCGGCACCTGGTAGCGTTTGCCGTCGAGTTCAAAGGCACCGCCGGCCAGGCGATTGCCGAAGCGGCCAATGGTCGCGCCGAAAAACGCGGTGCCGGCCTGGTAGCCCTGCACGTCGTCAAAACCCAGCACCACGTCGTCGACCTTGCCGTGTTTGTCCGGCACCTTCAGCGACTGCAGCACACCGCCGTAGGTAATTACCGTGGCTTGCATGCCATGGCTGTTGCGCAGCACGTATTGTTCGACGGCGGTGCCGTCGTTGGTTTTGCCGAAGGGTTTGTGTTCGCTGCTCAAGCCGGCGGCATGTGCGCCGCCGCTGGCGATCAGCATGGACAGCGCCAGGCCGGACAGCAGGTATCGAGGGTGCTTCATGGTCGAACTTCCTTTTGTTGTTTTAGGATTGAATAGTTCTACTAATGTGCGATATTTCGTCACTTGGACAGCGAATTTATAGCCTTTAACGCCGATTTCGTAAAATAAAATAAGACTAATTGATCGAGGCATCACGTTATGAGTACTGAGCACGCCCTGTATCCCGACCTCAAGGGCAAGACCGTAATGATCTCCGGCGGGGCTTCCGGCATCGGCGAATTCATGGTGCGGGCCTTCGCGGCCCAGGGCGCCAAGGTGGCCTTCGTGGACCGCGCACAAAGCCAGGGCGAACGCCTGGCGGCACTGTTGAACTCCAAGGGGCATACCGTCGAGTTCGAATGCTGCGATATCACCGACGAGATTGGCTATCGCGCGGCGATCGGGCGTTTCGAACACTCCCTGGGCCCGATCACGGTACTGGTCAACAACGCCGCGAACGATGTGCGCCATACCTTGGAGGAAATCGACTCGGAGATGTTCGACCGCCTGATTGCGGTCAACCTCAAGCACGCGTTCTTTGCCGCCAAGGCCGTGGCACCGATGATGAAACACGCCGGTGGCGGCTCGATCATCAACCTCGGCTCTGTCGGCTGGATGATGGCCTCCGCCGGCTACCCGGTGTACGCCGCCAGCAAGGCCGCCGCCCATGGCATGACCCGCGGCCTGGCTCGGGAGCTGGGGCCGCACCGCATCCGCGTCAACACGCTGGTGCCGGGTTGGGTGATGACGGAAAAGCAACTGGCCATGTGGGTGGACGACGCCGCCCGCGAGCTGATCGCCCGCAGCCAGTGCCTGCCGGGCAGTGTGATGCCTGAGCATATCGCCAATATGGCGCTGTTTTTGGCTTCCGACGCCTCGGCGATGTGTTCGGCGCAGAACTTTATCGTGGATGGTGGTTGGGTGTAGAAACGCGACTATCAAACGATGAGGATGAAGTGTGGGAGGGGGCTTGCCCCCGATAGCGGTGTGTCAGCCAGCTTATATGTTGTCTGGTACACCGCCATCGGGGGCAAGTCGAATCGTCGCACCGCCCCTCCCACATTTGAAAAGCGGTGCTGCTCCAGGCCTTCATATCGAACGCCTGGCAGCGCCGGGCGGCTGTCCGGTAATGCGCTTGAAGGCACGGCTGAACGCCGCCTGGGAGGTATAGCCGAGGCGCTGCGCCACGGTTTCGATGGGCATGCGCTCCAGGGTCAGCCATTGGCTGGCCAGGCGCATGCGCAGTTGCGTGGCGTAGCGCAGTGGCGGTACGCCGAGGACGGCCTGGAAGCGATCGGCGAATACCGAGCGCGAGGTATGACACTGGTCGGCAAGCTCCGCCACGCTCCAGTCGTGGCCCGGTTGCTGGTGCAGGGCGAGCAGGGCGCGGGCCAGGCGCGGGTCGCGCAACGCCGCCGCCAGGCCCGAGGCGTTGCCGCAGGCGCACTCGACCCAGCCCCGTACGATCATCGCTGCCACCACATCGGCGAGGCGCGCGAGG harbors:
- the araG gene encoding L-arabinose ABC transporter ATP-binding protein AraG produces the protein MTAAALRFDGIGKTFPGVKALDGISFTAHPGQVHALMGENGAGKSTLLKILGGAYIPSSGTVQIGEQVMAFKNAADSIASGVAVIHQELHLVPEMTVAENLFLGHLPSRFGVVNRGVLRQQALACLKGLADEIDPQEKLGRLSLGQRQLVEIAKALSRGAHVIAFDEPTSSLSAREIDRLMAIIARLRDEGKVVLYVSHRMEEVFRICNAVTVFKDGRFVRTFEDMSALSHDQLVTCMVGRDIQDIYDYRPREHGDVALNVDGLLGPGLREPISFNVRKGEILGLFGLVGAGRTELFRLLSGLERASAGRLELCGEPLQLRSPRDAIAAGVLLCPEDRKKEGIIPLSSVAENINISARGAHSAFGWLLRDGWEKGNADGQIKAMKVKTPSAEQKIMYLSGGNQQKAILGRWLSMPMKVLLLDEPTRGIDIGAKAEIYQIIHNLAAQGIAVIVVSSDLMEVMGISDRILVLCEGAMRGEQLRENATESNLLQLALPRGLAN
- a CDS encoding SDR family NAD(P)-dependent oxidoreductase, translating into MSTEHALYPDLKGKTVMISGGASGIGEFMVRAFAAQGAKVAFVDRAQSQGERLAALLNSKGHTVEFECCDITDEIGYRAAIGRFEHSLGPITVLVNNAANDVRHTLEEIDSEMFDRLIAVNLKHAFFAAKAVAPMMKHAGGGSIINLGSVGWMMASAGYPVYAASKAAAHGMTRGLARELGPHRIRVNTLVPGWVMTEKQLAMWVDDAARELIARSQCLPGSVMPEHIANMALFLASDASAMCSAQNFIVDGGWV
- the araH gene encoding L-arabinose ABC transporter permease AraH, giving the protein MTLQNNALPSARKPLDLRALLDNWAMLLAAVGIFVLCALLIDNFLSPLNMRGLGLAISTVGIAACTMLFCLASGHFDLSVGSVIACAGVVAAIVMRDTDSVMLGIGAALLMGLMVGLINGIVIAKLRVNALITTLATMQIVRGLAYIFADGKAVGVSQDQFFVFGNGQLFGVPVPILITIVCFLFFGWLLNYTTYGRNTMAIGGNPEAALLAGVNVDRTKILIFAVHGLIGALAGVILASRMTSGQPMIGQGFELTVISACVLGGVSLSGGIGMIRHVIAGVLILAIIENAMNLKNIDTFYQYVIRGSILLLAVVIDRMKQR
- a CDS encoding aldose epimerase family protein, which produces MKHPRYLLSGLALSMLIASGGAHAAGLSSEHKPFGKTNDGTAVEQYVLRNSHGMQATVITYGGVLQSLKVPDKHGKVDDVVLGFDDVQGYQAGTAFFGATIGRFGNRLAGGAFELDGKRYQVPLNDGPNSLHGGAQGFDKQVWQAKPLKDKDSVGVTLTYLSKDGEMGFPGNLKTEVTYRLNDKNELHIDYKATTDKPTVLNLTNHSYFNLAGAGNGDILKQVATLHASHYTPVNATLIPTGELAPVKGTPMDFLKPTPIGQHIKNDHPQLKFAEPKQGGFDFNWALDTKGDVKQLAAEVHDPESGRRLQLYTSEPGVQFYTSNFLDGSMKGKGGKAYQHWSGFTLETQHFPDAPNQPGFASTRLNPGQTYTQNTIFKFTAD